A stretch of the Sorangium aterium genome encodes the following:
- a CDS encoding PQQ-dependent sugar dehydrogenase, with protein sequence MRPSSSALSSLPVLALVLAAELAFIACSREESISPLPPGTTGGASSAAAGGADASGGGSSGAGASGTGGSGAGASGTGGSGAGASGTGGSGAGASGAAASGVGGSGADGSGGSAAGGSGGGEPAEGFSCAPPSEDEGALKLTTVVSGLDHPLLVKSAPGDPTRLFILTQPGQILVLDDGAAEPKVFLDIRDRVLFNDNGERGLLGLAFHPDYEDGGRFFVHYTDKATGGNAHVVEFARGERPDVASPDPVATYLEVVDLHRNHNGGSLEFSPIDGFLYLGLGDGGDNNDAGPGHADIGNGQALTTLLGKILRLDVSTHPYGIPEGNMTGEGVLPEIWDYGLRNPYRFSFDACTGDLYIADVGQRLWEEIDIEPAGQGRKNYGWRRMEGAHCFIPAESCDLDGTITLPAVEYGHAGQVIEDCSVTGGYVYRGSRIPWLRGSYFYGDYCSGRIWTLTYEGGVASAPVDRTDDLGSFGFHIASFGQDGAGEVYVVDLGGTVYRIDPE encoded by the coding sequence ATGAGGCCGTCGAGCTCAGCCCTGTCGTCCCTTCCGGTGCTCGCGCTTGTTCTGGCGGCCGAGCTCGCGTTCATCGCCTGCTCGCGCGAGGAGTCGATCTCTCCGCTGCCGCCCGGCACGACCGGCGGGGCCTCATCGGCCGCAGCCGGCGGAGCGGACGCGAGTGGGGGTGGCAGCAGCGGGGCTGGCGCGAGCGGGACTGGCGGCAGCGGGGCTGGCGCGAGCGGGACTGGCGGCAGCGGGGCTGGCGCGAGCGGGACTGGCGGCAGCGGGGCTGGCGCGAGCGGCGCTGCCGCGAGCGGGGTTGGCGGCAGCGGCGCTGACGGAAGCGGCGGCAGCGCCGCTGGCGGCAGCGGCGGCGGTGAGCCCGCGGAGGGATTCAGCTGTGCGCCGCCGAGCGAGGACGAGGGCGCGCTGAAGCTCACGACGGTCGTCTCCGGCCTCGATCACCCGCTCCTCGTGAAATCCGCGCCGGGCGACCCCACGCGGCTTTTCATCCTGACGCAGCCTGGCCAGATCCTCGTCCTCGACGACGGAGCGGCGGAGCCCAAGGTGTTTCTCGATATCCGGGACCGCGTCCTGTTCAATGACAACGGCGAGCGCGGTCTGCTCGGGCTCGCCTTCCACCCGGATTACGAGGACGGCGGTCGCTTCTTCGTCCACTACACGGACAAGGCGACGGGCGGCAACGCGCATGTGGTCGAGTTCGCGCGGGGAGAGCGACCGGACGTGGCCAGTCCAGACCCGGTGGCCACGTACCTCGAGGTCGTGGATCTACATCGGAACCACAACGGCGGTTCGCTCGAGTTCAGCCCGATCGACGGCTTCCTCTATCTCGGGCTCGGCGACGGAGGGGACAACAATGACGCCGGCCCCGGCCACGCGGACATCGGCAATGGCCAGGCGCTCACGACGCTGCTCGGGAAGATCCTTCGCCTCGACGTCTCGACACACCCGTACGGCATCCCGGAAGGGAACATGACGGGCGAAGGCGTCCTGCCCGAGATCTGGGACTATGGCTTGCGGAACCCGTACCGCTTCAGCTTCGACGCGTGCACGGGCGATCTCTACATCGCGGACGTCGGTCAGCGCCTCTGGGAGGAGATCGACATCGAGCCGGCCGGGCAGGGACGGAAGAACTACGGCTGGCGCCGGATGGAGGGCGCGCACTGCTTCATTCCCGCGGAGAGCTGCGATCTCGACGGGACCATCACGCTCCCCGCCGTCGAGTACGGCCATGCCGGGCAGGTCATCGAGGATTGCTCGGTCACCGGCGGCTACGTCTACCGGGGCAGCAGGATCCCGTGGCTCCGGGGGAGCTACTTCTACGGCGATTACTGCAGCGGCAGGATCTGGACGCTCACCTATGAGGGCGGGGTGGCCTCGGCGCCCGTCGACCGGACGGACGATCTCGGGTCGTTCGGCTTCCACATCGCCAGCTTCGGGCAGGATGGGGCCGGCGAGGTCTACGTGGTCGATCTCGGCGGCACCGTGTACCGCATCGATCCGGAATGA
- the nrfD gene encoding NrfD/PsrC family molybdoenzyme membrane anchor subunit — protein sequence MTEPLILGRPTDEELSEELLSVVWKPRSRLWWAAFALTGAGTVVLALAVLYTVTTGIGVWGNNIPVGWAFGIINFVFWIGIGHAGTFISAILLLLEQRWRTSINRFAEAMTLFAVIQAGIFPLLHLGRPWFAYWLVPYPATLRVWPQFKSALPWDAAAVFTYFTVSLVFWYIGLIPDFAALRDRAPNRLRRVVYGVLSLGWRGSAVTFRHYRLLYGLLAGLATPLVLSVHSIVSTDFAMALVPGWHSTIFPPFFVAGAIFSGFAMVLTLLIPARRIFHLGNVVTQRHIDNLSKLALVTAWIVIYSYIIELFAAWYSGSEYEIYQFFVARPAGPNAAIFWAQMICNVLVPQLLWFPRVRRNMPLLWIISILLNVGMWSERFVIIVMGLQREFIPSAWHAYHPTYVDISMFIGTICFFLLLVLIFLRLFPFIPVAEVKELNHELSHKEDH from the coding sequence GTGACGGAGCCCCTCATCCTCGGCCGGCCAACCGACGAGGAGCTCTCCGAAGAGCTCCTGTCGGTCGTCTGGAAGCCGCGTTCCAGGCTGTGGTGGGCGGCGTTCGCCCTGACCGGCGCCGGGACGGTCGTGCTCGCGCTCGCCGTCCTCTACACCGTCACCACCGGCATCGGTGTCTGGGGAAACAACATCCCGGTGGGCTGGGCGTTCGGGATCATCAACTTCGTGTTCTGGATCGGCATCGGCCACGCGGGGACGTTCATCTCCGCGATCCTGCTCCTCCTGGAGCAGCGCTGGCGCACGAGCATCAACCGGTTCGCCGAGGCGATGACCCTCTTCGCCGTCATCCAGGCGGGCATCTTTCCGCTCCTGCACCTCGGCCGGCCGTGGTTCGCCTACTGGCTCGTCCCCTACCCCGCGACCCTGCGGGTATGGCCCCAGTTCAAGAGCGCGCTGCCGTGGGACGCCGCGGCCGTGTTCACGTACTTCACGGTCTCTCTCGTCTTCTGGTACATCGGGCTCATCCCCGACTTCGCGGCCCTCCGCGACCGGGCGCCCAACCGCCTCCGCCGGGTCGTCTACGGCGTCCTGTCGCTCGGCTGGCGCGGCTCCGCTGTCACCTTTCGTCACTACCGGCTGCTCTACGGGTTGCTCGCCGGGCTCGCGACGCCGCTCGTGCTCTCGGTGCACTCGATCGTGAGCACCGATTTCGCGATGGCGCTCGTCCCGGGCTGGCACTCGACCATCTTCCCCCCGTTCTTCGTCGCCGGGGCCATCTTCTCCGGGTTCGCGATGGTGCTGACGCTGCTCATCCCGGCGCGCCGCATCTTCCACCTGGGGAACGTCGTCACCCAGCGGCACATCGACAACCTGAGCAAGCTGGCGCTCGTCACCGCCTGGATCGTCATCTACTCGTACATCATCGAGCTCTTCGCCGCCTGGTACAGCGGGTCGGAATACGAGATCTACCAGTTCTTCGTCGCGCGCCCCGCCGGGCCGAACGCCGCGATCTTCTGGGCGCAGATGATCTGCAACGTGCTCGTCCCCCAGCTGCTCTGGTTCCCGCGGGTCCGGAGGAACATGCCCTTGCTCTGGATCATCTCCATCCTCCTGAACGTCGGGATGTGGTCCGAGCGGTTCGTGATCATCGTCATGGGGCTGCAGCGCGAGTTCATCCCGTCGGCGTGGCACGCCTACCACCCGACGTACGTCGATATCTCGATGTTCATCGGGACGATCTGCTTCTTCCTGCTGCTCGTCCTGATCTTCCTCCGCCTCTTCCCGTTCATCCCCGTGGCCGAGGTCAAGGAGCTGAACCACGAGCTCAGCCACAAGGAGGATCACTGA
- a CDS encoding cytochrome c3 family protein produces the protein MASVFPRWSNTAFRLAIAAVLLGGTAAVAAPMIYVRTDWNTGRHLPVQQPVQFDHRHHVQDDAIECRFCHYTVGRTATAGMPSTAVCMGCHSQIWNQSPKLELVRNSYFSGTPIVWNRVNDVPDFVYFNHAIHVNKGVGCVTCHGRVDQMPEVRQATPMTMGWCLECHRAPERHLRPLSAITDMDWDPGPDAERIGRQIAQQLGVRHLVHCSACHR, from the coding sequence ATGGCATCCGTTTTTCCGCGCTGGAGCAACACCGCTTTCCGACTCGCCATCGCCGCCGTCCTCCTCGGCGGCACGGCGGCCGTGGCAGCGCCGATGATCTACGTGCGCACGGACTGGAACACCGGGCGGCACCTGCCCGTGCAGCAGCCCGTGCAGTTCGACCACAGGCACCACGTGCAGGACGACGCCATCGAGTGCCGGTTCTGCCATTACACGGTCGGGCGGACGGCCACGGCGGGCATGCCATCGACAGCGGTCTGCATGGGCTGTCACAGCCAGATCTGGAATCAGAGCCCCAAGCTCGAGCTCGTCCGGAACAGCTATTTCTCGGGCACGCCCATCGTCTGGAACCGCGTCAACGACGTGCCCGACTTCGTCTATTTCAACCACGCGATCCACGTGAACAAGGGCGTCGGCTGCGTGACGTGCCACGGCCGCGTGGATCAGATGCCCGAGGTCCGGCAGGCGACGCCGATGACGATGGGCTGGTGCCTCGAGTGCCACAGGGCGCCGGAGCGCCACCTCCGCCCGCTCTCGGCGATCACGGACATGGACTGGGACCCGGGCCCCGACGCGGAGCGGATCGGCCGGCAGATCGCGCAGCAGCTCGGCGTGCGGCACCTCGTCCACTGCTCGGCCTGCCACAGGTGA
- the gcvA gene encoding transcriptional regulator GcvA: MTGPAPGDRPPPLPSLTALQAFEAAARHSSVTHAARELGVTQTAVSHQIRALEDTLETALFRRSPHGISLTEDGERWAAELGVVFARLREANARLRRPAADARPAVSVSVTPSFGARWLVPRLGQFLVTHPEVDVRISATERLIDLAREPVDIGIRYGLGSYPGLVTVKLADDALIVAAAPSVASKRARWRVEDLSHEVLLGDDHPDAWGRWFRERSRRLPARVRQSQLTDSSMLVDAAVRGQGVALARWSLAAAELDLGRLMLLFPRLPALPTGLAYYLVSTRASLRRKPVAAFRDWVVSEAASLRRPGG; this comes from the coding sequence ATGACCGGCCCCGCCCCGGGGGATCGCCCTCCGCCGCTGCCTTCGCTCACCGCCCTGCAGGCGTTCGAGGCCGCGGCGCGCCATTCGAGCGTCACCCACGCGGCGCGCGAGCTGGGCGTGACCCAGACAGCCGTCAGCCACCAGATCCGCGCCCTCGAGGACACGCTGGAGACGGCGCTGTTTCGGCGCTCGCCGCACGGCATCAGCCTGACGGAGGACGGCGAGCGCTGGGCCGCGGAGCTGGGCGTCGTGTTCGCCCGGCTGCGCGAGGCGAACGCCCGCTTGCGGCGGCCCGCCGCGGACGCGCGGCCCGCCGTATCGGTCAGCGTCACGCCGTCGTTCGGGGCGCGCTGGCTCGTGCCGCGGCTCGGGCAGTTCCTTGTGACCCACCCGGAGGTGGACGTGCGCATCTCCGCCACCGAGCGCCTCATCGATCTCGCGAGAGAGCCGGTGGACATCGGCATCCGTTATGGCCTCGGCAGCTACCCGGGCCTGGTCACCGTCAAGCTGGCGGACGACGCCCTCATCGTGGCCGCCGCGCCGAGCGTCGCGAGCAAGCGCGCGCGCTGGCGCGTCGAGGACCTGAGCCACGAGGTGTTGCTCGGCGACGACCACCCCGACGCCTGGGGCCGCTGGTTTCGCGAGCGCTCGCGCCGCCTCCCGGCCCGGGTGCGCCAGAGCCAGCTCACCGACTCGTCGATGCTCGTGGATGCGGCGGTGCGCGGCCAGGGGGTGGCGCTCGCGCGCTGGTCGCTCGCGGCCGCAGAGCTCGATCTCGGCCGCCTGATGCTGCTCTTTCCCAGGCTCCCGGCGCTGCCGACGGGCCTCGCCTACTACCTCGTGAGCACGCGCGCGAGCCTGCGGCGAAAGCCGGTGGCCGCCTTCAGGGACTGGGTCGTATCCGAGGCCGCGAGCCTGCGCAGGCCCGGAGGCTGA
- a CDS encoding serine/threonine-protein kinase has protein sequence MTTTAPTHDEAEGLVRPGQVIAEKYRVERVIGAGGMGVVVAATHLQLEERVAIKLLLPEAAKSRTLAERFVREARAAVKVKSEHVARVTDVGTLESGTPYMVMEYLSGSDLADALRAGGPMTPQAAVEYVLQACEALAEAHAAGIIHRDLKPANLFLTRRADSSPCVKVLDFGISKVATGGSDPRITDTKAIMGSPLYMSPEQLKSSRDVDARTDIWSLGVILFELLTGAPPFDGATMPQLCVAIMQGIPSPLAAFRSDVPRALEAVIRKCLEKLPEQRFRHVGELAEALAPFATGRARLSVDRISGISRSSGPPRPELPSASGVTSPTVVNTSLNTSPTWSGTVVTRKRPVGLAVAAGAGVSLIAAIAIFAFLTSRARGDGAATEPTASASAAPSPADAAAQPPTAPASLSPTVTPGGAEAPAPTDDRTAAPAPAEIPPAATASGKPAAPRRPSAAPRPPAAAHATQQAPATRPPASPAAAPPGGNLFDDRK, from the coding sequence ATGACGACCACCGCGCCGACACACGACGAAGCCGAGGGGCTGGTGCGACCGGGGCAGGTCATCGCCGAGAAGTACCGCGTCGAGCGGGTGATCGGCGCCGGCGGGATGGGCGTCGTCGTCGCCGCCACCCACCTCCAGCTGGAGGAGCGGGTCGCGATCAAGCTGCTGCTGCCGGAGGCGGCGAAGTCGCGCACGCTCGCCGAGCGCTTCGTGCGCGAGGCGCGCGCCGCGGTGAAGGTCAAGAGCGAGCACGTGGCGCGCGTGACGGACGTCGGGACGCTCGAGTCCGGCACGCCGTACATGGTGATGGAGTACCTGTCGGGCAGCGATCTCGCCGACGCGCTCCGCGCGGGCGGGCCCATGACCCCGCAGGCGGCCGTCGAGTACGTCCTCCAGGCCTGCGAGGCGCTCGCCGAGGCGCACGCAGCGGGCATCATCCACCGCGACCTCAAGCCCGCGAACCTGTTCCTCACGCGGCGCGCGGACAGCTCCCCGTGCGTGAAGGTGCTCGACTTCGGGATCTCGAAGGTGGCGACCGGCGGCTCCGACCCGCGGATCACCGACACGAAGGCCATCATGGGGTCGCCGCTCTACATGTCGCCCGAGCAGCTCAAGTCCTCGCGCGACGTCGACGCGCGCACCGACATCTGGTCGCTCGGCGTCATCCTGTTCGAGCTGCTCACCGGCGCGCCGCCGTTCGACGGCGCGACGATGCCGCAGCTCTGCGTGGCGATCATGCAGGGGATCCCGAGCCCCCTCGCCGCGTTCCGCTCCGACGTGCCCCGGGCGCTCGAGGCGGTGATCCGCAAGTGCCTGGAGAAGCTGCCGGAGCAGCGGTTCCGCCACGTCGGGGAGCTGGCCGAGGCGCTCGCGCCGTTCGCGACCGGGCGGGCCCGGCTCTCCGTCGACCGGATCAGCGGGATCTCGCGGAGCTCGGGGCCCCCGCGGCCGGAGCTCCCTTCGGCGAGCGGGGTGACCTCGCCGACCGTGGTGAACACGTCGCTGAACACCTCGCCGACGTGGAGCGGGACGGTCGTGACGCGAAAGCGGCCGGTGGGGCTCGCCGTCGCGGCCGGCGCCGGCGTGTCGCTGATCGCCGCAATCGCAATCTTCGCGTTCCTGACGTCCCGCGCGCGCGGCGACGGCGCAGCGACCGAGCCGACCGCCAGCGCCTCGGCCGCGCCGTCGCCGGCGGACGCCGCGGCACAGCCGCCGACCGCGCCCGCGTCGCTCTCGCCGACCGTCACGCCCGGCGGCGCCGAGGCCCCGGCGCCGACGGACGACCGCACGGCGGCGCCGGCCCCGGCCGAGATCCCCCCCGCGGCGACGGCCAGCGGCAAGCCCGCCGCGCCGCGCCGGCCGAGCGCCGCGCCGCGACCCCCGGCCGCGGCGCACGCCACGCAGCAGGCTCCGGCCACCCGGCCGCCCGCCTCCCCGGCCGCTGCGCCGCCCGGCGGCAACCTGTTCGACGATCGCAAGTGA
- a CDS encoding TAT-variant-translocated molybdopterin oxidoreductase, whose protein sequence is MADQKQIPWSAALDGKTGKAYWRSLAELLESPELVEAAARELPPGVGDPAAMSRRRWLELLGAGMALAGVSGCRSRAGDNIVPYVTTPPEVTPGVLRYYATSLDLDGFATGVLVESHEGRPTKVEGNPQHPASLGSTGVYEQASVLGLYDQHRARAARRGAAPATWRAFVQQFEGARSDRGAGLRFVLRPTGSPLLLDLIGRVQARYPAARFTFYAPARSAHPARGAELAFGAPLQAQYDFRTADVILALDADFLASMPFSVRYARQFAERRRVGSPTGTMNRLYVIEPGLTPTGSMADHRLRKRPSDVPAIAAAIAAELLLIEGARPGLIPPQALGALDPLRARVSEAERRFARAVARDLARGGAASVVVAGERQPPGVHALAHLMNAALRNDRAAWTTAGTLITAGAAEQDLTALAEELRRGAVDTLVLLENNVVYTAPADLELAALLRAVPSRVYLGLYEDETAAGCDWFVPAAHDLEAWGDARAYDGTSSLIQPLIEPLFQGRTAAEVLAVFAGETQKSARDLLRDAWAARRGGADFDAFWEDALRRGLVEGTAAPREDATLRLDGVTAALAQLSAAAPPRADAIEIAFSADASVYDGRFANNPWLLELPDPMTKLTWDNAALLSPATAKALGVESEDVVNLELGGRTISIPVLVAPGHADGTVSLALGYGRSGAESIAAGVGSDAYRLRTAAAPFFAAGASVTKRPDQKHKLALTQRHWSLEGRPIALSVPLAVYRERPDFTEPLKGPQPSLMPPTPPPGAPKDQWAMTIDLTICTGCSACVTACQAENNVVVVGKEEVLNSREMHWLRIDTYVVDNPRDPSDPAVVHQPMLCQHCEKAPCEYVCPVNATTHSPDGLNEMTYNRCVGTRFCSNNCPYKVRRFNWFDYGELRAYNTGLTKLQRNPDVTVRERGVMEKCTYCVQRIRRAEIAARVEDRAIRPGEVVTACQQACPTQAIQFGSLAHGETAMVAWRGEPRSYAVLHDQGTRPRTMYLARVDNKNPELDEP, encoded by the coding sequence ATGGCTGATCAGAAACAGATCCCGTGGAGCGCCGCGCTCGACGGCAAGACGGGTAAAGCGTACTGGCGCAGCCTCGCGGAGCTCCTCGAGTCACCAGAGCTCGTCGAAGCCGCGGCGCGGGAGCTCCCGCCAGGCGTGGGCGATCCGGCCGCGATGAGCCGGCGGCGCTGGCTCGAGCTCCTCGGCGCGGGCATGGCGCTCGCCGGCGTGTCCGGGTGCAGATCGAGGGCTGGGGACAACATCGTCCCTTACGTGACGACGCCGCCCGAGGTGACGCCGGGCGTGCTCCGGTATTACGCCACCAGCCTGGATCTCGACGGGTTCGCGACGGGCGTCCTCGTCGAGAGCCACGAGGGGCGGCCGACGAAGGTCGAGGGCAATCCGCAGCACCCGGCGAGCCTCGGCTCGACCGGCGTCTACGAGCAGGCGTCGGTGCTCGGCCTCTACGATCAGCACCGCGCGCGCGCGGCGCGCCGCGGCGCGGCCCCGGCGACGTGGCGCGCGTTCGTCCAGCAGTTCGAGGGCGCCCGGAGCGATCGCGGCGCCGGGCTCCGGTTCGTCCTTCGGCCCACCGGCTCTCCGCTCCTCCTCGACCTCATCGGCCGCGTCCAGGCGCGCTATCCGGCGGCCCGGTTCACGTTCTACGCGCCCGCTCGGTCGGCGCACCCGGCGCGCGGGGCCGAGCTCGCCTTCGGCGCTCCGCTCCAGGCGCAGTACGACTTCCGGACAGCCGACGTCATCCTCGCGCTCGACGCCGACTTCCTCGCGTCGATGCCGTTCAGCGTGCGGTATGCGCGCCAGTTCGCGGAGCGCAGGCGCGTCGGCTCGCCGACAGGCACCATGAACCGGCTCTATGTGATCGAGCCCGGGCTGACCCCGACGGGGAGCATGGCCGATCACCGCCTGCGCAAGCGGCCGAGCGACGTGCCGGCGATCGCCGCGGCGATCGCGGCCGAGCTGCTCCTGATCGAGGGCGCTCGCCCGGGGCTGATCCCTCCCCAGGCGCTCGGCGCGCTCGATCCGCTCCGGGCGCGGGTCAGCGAGGCGGAGCGGCGCTTCGCCCGGGCGGTGGCGCGCGACCTCGCGCGCGGGGGCGCGGCGAGCGTCGTCGTCGCGGGGGAGCGGCAGCCTCCCGGGGTGCACGCGCTCGCGCACCTCATGAACGCGGCGCTCCGCAACGACCGCGCGGCGTGGACCACCGCGGGGACCTTGATCACGGCAGGCGCCGCCGAGCAGGACCTCACGGCGCTCGCCGAGGAGCTCCGCCGCGGCGCCGTCGATACCCTCGTGCTCCTCGAGAACAACGTGGTTTACACGGCGCCCGCGGATCTCGAGCTCGCGGCGCTGCTCCGCGCCGTCCCGAGCCGGGTCTACCTCGGGCTCTACGAGGACGAGACCGCCGCGGGCTGCGACTGGTTCGTGCCCGCAGCGCACGATCTCGAGGCCTGGGGAGACGCGCGCGCGTACGACGGCACGAGCTCGCTGATCCAGCCGCTCATCGAGCCCCTCTTCCAGGGCAGGACCGCCGCCGAGGTGCTCGCGGTGTTCGCGGGCGAGACGCAGAAGAGCGCGCGCGACCTCCTGCGCGACGCCTGGGCCGCGCGCCGGGGCGGCGCCGACTTCGATGCGTTCTGGGAGGACGCGCTCCGGCGCGGGCTCGTCGAGGGCACCGCGGCCCCGCGCGAGGACGCCACGCTGCGGCTCGACGGGGTGACCGCGGCGCTCGCGCAGCTCTCGGCGGCGGCCCCGCCGAGGGCGGACGCCATCGAAATCGCCTTCTCGGCCGACGCGAGCGTCTATGACGGCCGGTTCGCCAACAACCCGTGGCTCCTCGAGCTGCCCGATCCCATGACCAAGCTCACCTGGGACAACGCAGCGCTGCTCAGCCCGGCGACGGCGAAGGCGCTCGGCGTCGAGAGCGAGGATGTGGTCAATCTCGAGCTCGGGGGGCGGACGATCTCGATACCGGTCCTCGTCGCGCCGGGGCACGCCGACGGCACGGTGTCGCTCGCGCTCGGTTACGGGCGCAGCGGCGCCGAGTCGATCGCCGCGGGGGTGGGGTCCGACGCGTACCGGCTCCGCACCGCGGCTGCGCCCTTCTTCGCGGCAGGCGCCTCGGTGACGAAGCGGCCGGACCAGAAGCACAAGCTCGCCCTGACGCAGCGGCACTGGAGCCTGGAGGGGCGCCCCATAGCGCTCTCGGTCCCCCTCGCCGTCTACCGCGAGCGCCCCGACTTCACGGAGCCGCTCAAGGGGCCACAGCCGTCCCTCATGCCCCCGACGCCTCCCCCCGGGGCGCCGAAGGACCAATGGGCCATGACGATCGATCTCACGATCTGCACCGGCTGCAGCGCGTGCGTCACCGCGTGCCAGGCAGAGAACAACGTCGTCGTGGTGGGCAAGGAGGAGGTCCTGAACAGCCGCGAGATGCACTGGCTCCGCATCGACACGTACGTGGTGGACAACCCGCGAGACCCGAGCGACCCGGCCGTCGTCCACCAGCCCATGCTGTGCCAGCACTGCGAGAAGGCGCCGTGCGAGTACGTGTGTCCCGTGAACGCGACGACGCACAGCCCCGACGGGCTCAACGAGATGACGTACAACCGCTGCGTCGGGACACGGTTCTGCTCGAACAACTGCCCGTACAAGGTCCGCCGCTTCAACTGGTTCGATTACGGCGAGCTCCGCGCGTACAACACGGGGCTCACGAAGCTCCAGCGCAACCCCGACGTGACGGTGCGGGAGCGCGGCGTCATGGAGAAGTGCACCTATTGCGTCCAGCGGATCCGCCGGGCGGAGATCGCCGCGCGGGTGGAAGACCGCGCGATCCGCCCCGGAGAGGTCGTCACCGCGTGCCAGCAGGCCTGTCCGACGCAGGCGATCCAGTTCGGCTCCCTCGCGCACGGAGAGACGGCGATGGTGGCGTGGCGGGGCGAGCCGCGGAGCTACGCGGTGCTCCACGACCAGGGCACCCGGCCGAGGACGATGTACCTCGCGCGCGTCGACAACAAGAACCCGGAGCTCGACGAGCCGTGA
- a CDS encoding glutathione S-transferase family protein — protein sequence MENIRSLVLLRRGIPGAMKLYRLRYSPFARKVQMLLDLLARPYELVEVPYDDRDELARVTGGYIYVPVLVGDDGQVTVESRRICELLLEDPAARRLTLDALEGPVWAYADFCDGPLEDVLFRIASPRIRDAWERPGQRALYTLIKERKFGAGCIEQWERDTPALLDRARTLLAPTVRTLKRAPFLFGEAPSLADAALYGNLAMLFEADRALPGALAAELPGYISRLERLIPSR from the coding sequence ATGGAAAACATTCGTTCGCTCGTCCTGCTGCGCCGGGGTATCCCGGGAGCCATGAAGCTCTACCGACTCCGATATAGCCCCTTCGCCCGCAAAGTTCAGATGCTTCTCGACCTCCTGGCTCGCCCGTACGAGCTGGTCGAGGTGCCGTACGACGATCGCGACGAGCTGGCCCGCGTGACCGGCGGCTATATCTACGTGCCCGTGCTGGTCGGCGACGACGGCCAGGTGACGGTCGAGTCGCGGCGGATCTGCGAGCTCCTGCTCGAGGACCCTGCCGCCAGGCGCTTGACGCTGGACGCCCTCGAGGGGCCGGTCTGGGCGTACGCGGATTTCTGCGACGGACCGCTCGAGGACGTGCTGTTTCGGATCGCGTCGCCGCGCATCCGCGACGCCTGGGAGCGGCCGGGTCAGCGCGCTCTGTACACGCTGATCAAGGAGCGCAAGTTCGGCGCCGGCTGTATCGAGCAGTGGGAGCGTGACACGCCGGCGCTGCTCGATCGCGCGCGGACCCTGCTCGCGCCGACCGTCAGGACGCTGAAGCGAGCGCCGTTCCTGTTTGGCGAGGCCCCGAGCCTCGCGGACGCGGCGCTTTACGGCAACCTGGCGATGTTGTTCGAGGCGGACCGGGCGCTGCCGGGAGCGCTGGCGGCGGAGCTGCCGGGGTACATATCCCGGCTCGAGCGGCTCATCCCGTCGCGGTGA
- a CDS encoding TetR/AcrR family transcriptional regulator has translation MEHGYPGGASERRQRILEATERLLRRYGPAKTTVADIAREAEIAVGAVYLEFASKDAIVEELSQGEHRAVMAAMRAAAARDDVPFCDRLRAVFDARARAFLELAGSGAHACDLVHCQSRAVKAAHARFLDEERALLRDLVARGAGAGELDAADPELTARALLRAYASFAPPWLFQSSREEVEAMLSAVHRIVLYGLVGREPARAARKPER, from the coding sequence ATGGAGCACGGTTACCCCGGCGGCGCCAGTGAGCGGCGCCAGCGGATCCTCGAGGCGACAGAGCGGCTCCTCCGCCGGTACGGGCCTGCCAAGACCACGGTCGCCGATATCGCGCGCGAGGCCGAGATCGCGGTCGGCGCCGTGTACCTGGAGTTCGCCTCGAAGGACGCCATCGTCGAGGAGCTCTCCCAGGGCGAGCACCGCGCCGTCATGGCCGCGATGCGCGCCGCCGCGGCCAGGGACGACGTGCCCTTTTGCGACCGGCTGCGGGCGGTGTTCGACGCCCGCGCGCGCGCTTTCCTTGAGCTCGCCGGCTCGGGCGCGCACGCGTGCGATCTCGTGCATTGCCAGAGCCGCGCCGTGAAGGCAGCCCACGCCCGCTTCCTCGACGAGGAGCGCGCGCTCCTCCGCGATCTCGTCGCGCGCGGCGCCGGCGCCGGCGAGCTCGACGCCGCCGACCCCGAGCTCACCGCGCGCGCCCTCCTGCGCGCCTATGCGAGCTTCGCGCCTCCGTGGCTGTTCCAGAGCTCCCGTGAAGAGGTGGAGGCGATGCTGTCCGCGGTCCACCGGATCGTCCTTTACGGCCTCGTCGGCCGCGAGCCTGCCCGCGCCGCCCGCAAGCCCGAGCGCTGA